AGCGCAGATTTGCGCAGCGATCGTATGGACAGCTGGTCTCCTCGGGTGAGGCGCAACGCTGGCGCCACCACTGGAAGTGGGTGCCCGGCGGACAGCTGGCCCATTCCCCTAAAGCGTACGGGGAGCTGCATCTGTAGTAGCCGTGACAGGTCATGCTATCGGTCAAAAGCTGGACGCCTCTTGTTTTTGCCTGATCGTAGAGTCTTAGGCACACGTCAGCATTTGTGGCCGGCGGAATGGCTGGGGTGTCGATCTCGTCATCGCTCTCACATTCGTCTGGGAGTGAGGCCTGGCATTGCCCAGTCTGACGGTTGAAATATCGACGAGAAGAACACTTAAACTTGGTGCTCAATCCATTCTTGCACCTCAGGTAGGACCGGCAGCTGTTTGGATCCGCCAGGAGAGTAGAGTCTTGCATATGGGCGCAAGGGTAGTCTTGCGGACAACCTTGTGTGTCCGCCACACAGGTCTGCAGTTGGTTGCTGAACAGCTGATAGTCGCCGCAGATTCTCTCTACTTCATCATCGGAGTCCGTCTGGCCGCACTTTATGTACCTGGCGCAGTCCGTGGGGTCGGCAGCATATTCTCCCGGCCTCGTTATGGCACAGGCGTCCGTAAGAGTGGTTTGGCAATTGACCTCGCTAGGGAGCTTGCAAGACCCGTCACGGAAGTCATACAGCAGGCCGATCTTGCAGCGGTTACTAGACTCCAATTTGTTGTCCTTGCAGTACCCCCAGGCTTGGCAGTCGTTGGAGTCCCCGATAAACCCCGGACCAGCCCAGTACTGGCACCGCTCCTCCATTGTGAAGCCGCCCGCTGTGACCAGACACATCAGTAGGTATAGCAACCCTTTGGGAACTGCGGAGATTGGTTTTAGGCTCGGCCATCGAAAAATCTGTGAAGATTCTACCCTCATTGGGCTTTCTGTACCTGTCTGTGTGATCGAACGATCCATGCCGGAACTGATACGATTAAAGCTGTAAACCAATAATTTTGTTATCTTCAAGTGTAGCAACGCTGCTACGGAATTCCACTGATAATACCCGAAAAGAGATGTTTCTGTAAAAACTAGAAATGTGCGATTGAATTTCAGGTCTGCTAGACTGATTTGTACTGTGAAACTTGTGTAGATATGATTAAAAAGTCAAAACTGACACGAAAATTCTTCATTCATAGAACtacttacatatataaatatttacaaatattaCTTACAGATACAAGGGTGGCGTTTCTTTAACTTTTTCATTGGTGCCACTTAGTTCTTTATACCCAAGAtgaaaaatagttttattatataaaaagCGTAACTGGGTGAAATTAGAAGGTAATGGAAACATGGCATATCTCACATTGACTACGAAAATACAGCCTGCAGTCGGAAAAGTTCCGCTTTAGGAAAAGTCGGCCTTTTATACctgatactcaaaatgagtattggggtttattagatttgtggtgaaagtggatgtgtgtaacgtccagaagaatcgtttccgaccccataaagtatatatattcttgatcagcatcaatagccgagtcgattgagccatgtctgtctgtccgtctgtccgactgtccgtccgtccgtctgtccgtctttccgtccccttcagcgactagtgctcaaagactataagagctagagcaacgatgtttttgatccagacttctgtgatatgtcactgctaaaagaatatttcaaaactttgccccgcccacttccgcccccacaaagggcgaaaatctgtggcatccacaatttcgacgatacgagaaaactaaaaacgcagaatcgtagaagatgaccatatgttctagagtgtaatATCTGAAcaagatcgtataattattatagccagaatcaagaaaacaatttcattctttctcgctctgtctctctctaacacacaggtttcatggtcggttttgccaattgcaaaatatgagttcaaggaactcagaacccataaaagctagagaaaccaaatttggtatccacactcctgtgatatcggaccttgaccgttttgtgtcaaaatttcgccacacccccttccggcGTCTGCCgaaggagagccatactgactaagtatcgcgtataaatgtagagttgcggtgtacgcagcaactcacaacgttccccctcgttttattcTGTGATCGCAGTCTCTGGATGTTTCTGTTtatgttgaattttttttgtagtttttatGTACGGATTTTGGCAGTAATTTTTTGAGTACTTAGCTACGAACGTATTATCCTATCGAACTTCACGAGTAACCAgccatatattgtatattactTCTAGATGTATAATAATGGTTACAATCAGGTTATGTTGAATTTAGTTAAATTTTAGCCGTTTCTGCTCGAATTTGTATTCTCAACTAAGCATCCAATATGCGGCACACTCCTGCACAAAGGATGATTCGTGCAGATGCTGCACTTTTGTATCTTTGCCAAAGCGTTTTGTAGACGCAACTTTGTGTGTGTCCGGGCTCCCCGCGCAGCACCACTCCCATGGCCAGGAGCCAGTCAGAGCCGGAGACATCGAGAGACTCCCAATAATGCAGGCAGAAATTTGCTTATCCAAGTACGTATATATGCACATGCATAGAGTATCGGGAAATATGAGATGCATGCATAAAGATATGCCTGTGTGTCTGATTGTGCTTTTCTGTGTCCTTTGCATTGTTCGCGCGATTCCGGCTCGAGAAATCGAGGAGGCAGACAGGaacggcaacggcggcggcgacggcatggcatggcatgacATGGCACGGCACTCAGTGGCTTGTCGCAATGTAAACTGCTTAGGATCGATTGGGTGCACTTATTGACATTTTATGCTTAAGGACATGCTTAATATCCTCAACGTGCGCTTACGCTTTCTCCTACTTGCTGCTACTGCCTTCTCGGGAGTCAACTGTACAATGGGCAGAATATTCATTCTTCCCCCTTCGCTTGATTGGATACTTAACAAGAGAAAACCAATTTCTTTATAATTCTGCCATCATCAAAGATGGATATGTGAAAGCTACTTGAAGTTGATTTAGTTCTGCGACTCAAAATGGGAGCAATCTAGAGACTTTGGCTATTTTTCATTGACCAAAGGACACTCAATGAAGTAAGTATGAATATTCCCAAAACTTTTTTTCCTAATctcatgtacatatttttcttaGAAAATACCCTCTTTAGCCACTGTGCCTCAAGATGCGTGAAAAGAAGCCTGCTTCGTGGAGCAGAAAAACAGTTGCCATCATCAGATGCTGGGAAAGGAGGCTGATGTCTAGCGGCAGGGACATCTATGTGTGCTCTTAAATGCAAATGGCGTGGACGGGGGGTGGCCACTTTGGCCCCTGGGCTCTTACCACTTCCGGGGCTCAAGGCCGGTCTCAGAGGCGGCGCCGTTACGCTTCCGCTTCCTCCTGCCACACGGCAGTTATGGCGCTCATCACCATCGTGGCCGTCAACGCTATGGAGACCAGCTGGCGGCCACCATGCCATCCAGGCCATCCGGGCAACTACTTGCCCGTAATTTTCTTTTCAATCAGTGGTCCTGGCTGCCGCTGTGTGTCCCGGGGGCCCAGTCTCGTGAGACTGTCTGCGTCTCCGAGTATCTGCCTGGATTCCGTTCCTCCGTCGACTGTCCGTCTAATTGTCCACCCCATCTGGCCcctcctttcctttccctaCTATTGCTTGTCTCGTTTCCGGTGTTTGCGTGCCGGACTCTTGTACGCCTCCCGTACCGTACTCCTTGTAGTTTTACCCACATGTTCACGGCTTGAATATTTTATGGGCTTAAGTACTTTCAGCTACGGCCTTTGCACGACATGGCACCTTGCACTATGGTCCTGCATGCCGAGGACGCACATAAATTCATTAGATAAGGTTGCTCCTAGCCGCTTCGCCATTGTTTGCCACTTGCCCGGGCAGAACCCCAACCCGGGATCCACTTGTTGAGAGTGGGGGCTCCATTAACATACCTGCAATGATAAGAAACAGCAGGGAGCAGATGTCAGAAGAGGTACATAAGTGGTTCAAATCGAATAACGCCTGAAGATAACGCTGGAAGATAACGCCTCAGGGAGTATCATAGTTGTTTGAATTCTTTCAACATTTTGAGATGTTTAACTACTCGGGAGATATTTCACAGCCATTCCCACTGGTCTTGAGGCGCCACTTGGGCCGTTGGCATCATGGAGACATGGCAACGCGAGGACGTAGGTCGGCAAAGTCAGCAGGTCAAGGATTAACACGCTCTCTCCACCTGTCTCATATAACTCATTTTAATTAGATCAAATATGCAAAGAAAACGGAAAAGTGCCGAGCCAGGCAAAACGGAAAAGGCTGCAACGTCTTTGGCCCGGGTATCCTTCGCTGGGCCCCCAAGGAGCTGGTGGATGTGCGATGTTGGGGGCGGCCGGGTTCATAAGCGGCAACGGGCTCAATGAGATGCAAAGGACGATAAACAAGCCCGATGGCGTCGAGGATGCTCCGAGGATGCTGGCGAAATAAGGTTACGAGCTCTCCACTCGTCAGGCCCAAAGTCAGAGGCGGAGGCGACGTCGGAGGCGGAAGGATGTTGCCAGAGAGGAAGAAAGAAAGTGCAAAGGCAGCCACCAAGTCATATTTCTCTTGGCCAAAATGAAATCGCCAAGCAAATGGAGGAGGGAGAGCCAAAGCTGgagcagggcaggacaggaaGAATTATGGGAGCTCCGTTTCAAGTTGAATGTTGCGGCCAGGGTTGGTTGTCCGGGGGGTTGTGGTGGTGGCAGAAGCTGCACGTACTTTCGAGTATTTTggcaaaattaaaatttatgaagAGATAAAAAAGCGTTAATGGGCACTCGCCGAGGTCACAACTGGCCCGGGCGGGTGTTAGTGTGTGTGCTGGCAGTTGCGCCACCATTTGGCGAGTGGCAAATGAAGCAGACTCCACGGCGGAGCCATGGGGCGGCCATCGTCCACCGTCCACGACATTGTGCTCTGGCTGGCCGTAAAAGCTGCATTTTTATTGCAGATCCCTTGCAAAGAGCCCACATTATTGTAGGTGCAGGCTCCGCATTCCAGATGGGAACAACCTCGGGTCAATGTGGCCTGGGGCTGTGGTTGCCGCCGGCACTAGAAAATGTGTacgatggagatggggatggggatgggcgGCACTTTGCCAGAAGCCACGTGTTGCCTTAGTGCGGCGCCACTTAGGGTAAGAGTCCTCCCCATGAGGTGTCGTAAGACAATGATTGGGCCACAACAGAGTCGCTCATCCACAGACATCTAATGACTTTTCTTGGAGAATGCATCTTGGAGCTCTACATGTTGTTGGAGCCGTGTAAATGTTGTCATTGCTCTTGAGATTTCCGCTCGTTTCTTGTGATATTCACGGTCTCAGAGTCTCACACTTTGCGCTCTTGAAACAATGTCAAGTCGTTGACAACGTTTTGAGAGCCCCTTTGCACAATGCCGGGGTCCGGGCCGGGACCGAGGCGAAGAACAGGCCCAGAGCCCTACCAGGCTAATGGTATTTGCATGTTGGTGCCACTGTTTGGGGCACTTGCTGCTCCCGGCCACGTCCTCTGCAGCTTTTCTCCAGTCACGCACGTATGCGGGggtcagaggcagaggctgccCCTTTGGACGGATGCAAATACGCGTGAGTGGCGCCTCGGTCAACTTTGACTGGAATCCGGCCTTGGACAGGGATCTCTGAGATGGGTCTTTGGCGTGGGTTCGGCTgcgtgggtgggtggttgctGTTTGTGGCGCCCTAACGACCTTTTAAATGTGCGTCTAATTATGTTTACGTGCTGTCCCGGACGACACCCGAGCCCCAGGAATGGCCCGGGATGACTATATTGCAGATCCAGTGGGGGTGGCAGGGAGCTTTCTGAAATCGTGGGTCTTTCTAGCAAATCCATTTGCTCACAACTTGTTAATAATGCGGGCTTACGGTCATTTTGTGCCCCAACGTGACGAACCCTCGGCCGAAgcattgttttaatttttaattggaTGTGGATTGGGATGTGGAAACGGACCCATCACTAGCATCGGCTTACTGGGCTTCTCTCCCCAAGTATTTGTAAATTTCGAGACACGAGAAGCTTGGGCCACATTTTGTCTTTGATACGGATAGCCCTTCatgatttattaatttgttcctGATAATCGCTCTCCGCTAACGGTTTTCTTAGCTAAGTTTTTGTAGGCACCAAATAGCTCCAGCATAATTTCTTAATTACGAAGTATAAGAAGCGATGGAATGGGAAATTGTTATGGAAGTTATACGAGATACGGGTACGCATAAAGAAGAAGCGACAGCAAACATCTTTATAATCTAATTTTCCCCGGACTCTAAGTAGCAGTCATGCTCTAAAGTACTCTAAAAGggagtttttaattaaatctaAAGACAAATCACTTGTTTTGCGCTTGCTATTACATAATTTGTGTGGGGCTTAAAAATAATTCGAGTATTTCGGGTCCTTTGCTGTCCAAGAATTCATTACTAGACTTTTCGAAGTGCTGCCCTCTGTTGCCTTCTTTACGATTTACCGTTTGTTATTGACTACGGTCTGTCCCATAGCGATAGAGTCCGTGGGCACTCGCTCAGACGACTCGCTCAGAGAGGACAAAAGGAAAAGAGGGCGCGTTGAGCGTGTTCCTCTGCGGCAATGTGTGTGGGTTTCGTTACAAAAAGAAAGAGTGAAATGGTAATTGCGTGGTAGCCAATAAGTTATTGTCGAAAATAATACTTCTTGTACATATTTAATACTCtgttatacataaataaacataaataagtG
The sequence above is a segment of the Drosophila pseudoobscura strain MV-25-SWS-2005 chromosome X, UCI_Dpse_MV25, whole genome shotgun sequence genome. Coding sequences within it:
- the LOC6900413 gene encoding peritrophin-44, with amino-acid sequence MDRSITQTVPKGLLYLLMCLVTAGGFTMEERCQYWAGPGFIGDSNDCQAWGYCKDNKLESSNRCKIGLLYDFRDGSCKLPSEVNCQTTLTDACAITRPGEYAADPTDCARYIKCGQTDSDDEVERICGDYQLFSNQLQTCVADTQGCPQDYPCAHMQDSTLLADPNSCRSYLRCKNGLSTKFKCSSRRYFNRQTGQCQASLPDECESDDEIDTPAIPPATNADVCLRLYDQAKTRGVQLLTDSMTCHGYYRCSSPYALGEWASCPPGTHFQWWRQRCASPEETSCPYDRCANLRSRFVAILDTGCRDYTLCQDQQSVGSDTCPPIHPYFDETLGQCGKHFPNFRVCYIAS